AACAACAGCTTAGATTCAATATTGAAAAAGTCCTCAATCCCACTGTATTGATTGATACCATCAATTTCTTGAAAGTATCTTTTAGAAATGGTTTCTGATATTGAATGTTGGTGCTGCATAAATTACCCCATCTTTCTTCAGAATGCAATTTGCATAAATTATTTGAAAAATCACACTTTATTTTTTTACTATAAGAATTATATGTTTTATATGAATATTGTATCATCCTATAAATAAATTGATATTTTTATCTTAAATTCTGGTTATGATATGCAAAAACTTAATGTTTTTATTCGTATAAATATGTATAAAGTAATTATTTTATAACTACAGTGAATATTACCATAATTTGCGATTTTTTTTCAACTCAATTTTAAAGATTGATATAGAATGAGATATACCTTCCCCATACTCCATTGTATACGATTAATTTTTGTTTTACAGTATAATATTATATTTTAGGTATTTGTAAAATTATTACAATGATATTATCTTTAAAGACTCATTTTTTCAATAGTTTATTTTGAATTGTTCAAAAAATCCTAAATTATTCCTCAATCTTCTCTATTTCAATTAGTTTAATATGTAGTAAAATTAATATATACTATACATACTAAGCTAATGAAGAGGTGTTACTATTGGATCCAAAGCAAATTGAAGAAATCATGAATATTATTAAAGATTTCTTCCCAGAGGATACATCAATTGCAATTTCTGATACCAATGAGTATCTATATTACCAGCCAAGTAAAAAGGTTGATTTAAAAATTAAACCTGGAGACCCTATTAAAGAAGGTTCTGCTGCACATAAAGCTCTTACATATGGACAAAAAATCAGTTCATACATTGAACCCGACGTATTTGGTGTACCATACTACGGAATGAGTATTCCTCTTGTTGAAGAAGGTGAAACAAAAGGAGCAATTATTGCAATTTCTCCTCAAAAGCCATCTCCATTTTTAACAAACTATATTACGATAAAAATTGATGACTGTTGGTATCCTATTAAACATAATCAAGTAATATACCTTGAAACACAATTAAGAAAAACATTTGTGAAAACGATGAATCGCGAAGGCTACCATAGACTTAACTTAAGTGACCTAGAACTTTTCTTAGCTCCTGATTCTTTTATTAGATGTCATCGTTCTTACATTGTAAACATTGATTTTATAGAAGAAATTCAACCGGATTCACACTCCACTTTCTTATTAGTGATGAAAGATGGAACTAGAATTCCTGTCAGCCAAAGATATGCTAGTTATTTCCGCAGATCATTAGGTTTTTAATTTAAAATTGATTTCTACCCAAATCGACCATTGTACTATATAATAATGGTCGATTTTGTATATTTTTGTTTTTTATTTGTTTGGGAAGGGAAAGAGTTTTTGCGTATTTACTCGTTTTTACGTATTTTTTCTCGTTTAAACACAAATTAAGCACTTTCATAAATTTGTTGAAGATTTTGTGACATTTTGGTGCTAATATTAGTGTATAAGAATTATATTAAGTAGTTACTTGATATAATGTACAGACTATTCTTACATATTTATAAGGGGAGGATTTTTTAATGGATCCAAGAGTCGAAAAACGTCTAGGTTTAAAACAATTAGTCGATAAAGTTGTATCTGCAGAAGAAGCTGCCGCACTTATTAGCAATGGCGCTGTAGTTGGTATGAGTGGATTCACTCGTGCAGGGGATGCAAAAGTTGTTCCAATGGCATTAGTTGAACGTGCTAAAAACGAAGAATTTAAAATTGATGTTTATACTGGTGCTTCACTTGGACCTGAAGTGGACAAGTACTTAGCAGAAGCTGGTGCAATTCGCAAACGTGGACCTTTCATCGCAGATCCAATGATTCGTAACCAAATTAACTCTGGCGATGTTTTATATGTAGATGCTCATCTTTCTCATAACGCAGAGTTAGTACGTCAAGGAATTATCGGACCAATCGAATATTTAATTATCGAAGCTGCTGCAATTACAGAAGATGGTTTAATTATCCCAACAACATCTGTTGGTAACTCACCAATTTTTGCTCAATATGCAGAAAATATCATTGTTGAGTTAAACATTGCTCATCCTGAAAGTTTAATTGGTATTCATGATATTTATATACCAGAAGCACAAGGAGAACGAAGCCCAATTCCATTAACCGATGCTACAGGACGTATCGGAGAAATCGGAATTAAAGTAGATCCAGCTAAAATTAAAGCAATCGTTGTATCTGAAGAGCCAGATGCACCTTCTTTAATTGTTCCTCCAGACGAAGAAACACAAACTATGGCAAATATTTTACTTGATTTCTTCCGTTCTGAAATTAAAGCTGGACGCTTAACGAACAAATTAATGCCTTTACAATCAGGTGTTGGTTCTGTAGCAAACGCAGTACTTGATGGCTTTGCTGATTCTGAATTTGAAGATTTAATCGTCGCTTCAGAAGTTCTTCAAGATGCTGTATTTAACTTAATTGATGCTGGTAAAGTAAGCTATGCTTCTGCTACATCTATTACAATTTCAGAAGAGTTACAGAAAAAAGTATATGGCAATCTTGAAAAGTATGCTGATAAATTAGTATTACGTCCACAAGAAATTTCAAACCATCCAGAAGTAATTCGTCGTCTCGGATTAATTTCTATTAACACTGCACTAGAGTTAGATATCTACGGAAACGTAAACTCTACACATGTTAGTGGTACAAAAATGATGAACGGAATCGGTGGATCAGGAGACTTCGCTCGTAACGCACGTCTTGGTATCTTCGTAACGAAATCATATGCTAAAGGTGGAGCAATTTCTTCAATCGTACCAATGGTATCTCACGTAGATCATACAGAGCACGATGTTGATGTTATTGTTACTGAACAAGGTATTGCTGATTTACGTGGATTAGCACCAAAAGAACGTGCTGCATTAATTATCGAAAACTGTGCACACCCTGATTATAAAGAGCAACTACGTGATTACTATAACCGCGCAGTTGAAGCAACTGGTAATGCACAAACTCCTCATATTTTAGAGGAAGCTTTATCATGGCATGTAAACCTTGCTAAAAACAAAACAATGAAAAAAGAAACTGCAAATGCTTAAATAGTTAGTAAAAGCCGACAACTACTTGATTAGTTGTCGGCTTTTAATTATTGACCCTGTTGTTTTTCATTGTAATACGCGAGAGCTGTTTGACCGCCGCCTTCACCTATAAAATTATTCCCTCTAATATTTGTATCGCTTACACTCGCTGCAGTTTCCGCTAATTCTTTGAGTGTGTCACCTGTACCCGTCACACCCGATTTCTGAAGATTCAGCTTAGCTCCTGCCCTATCTTTAATTGAATTGATCATATTCATTGTTTTTACGCGGTTGTCTTTTTTACTTAAGAAGGATGCCACTCCAGCGACAAAAGCTGCTAAAACTACACCTTTACCTTTTAATTTTGCCAATTTAATCCCTCCAAACGATCTGATACTTTAATTTTTCCCTTTTATTAAATAATATACTTGTTCAATTTCGACAATTGCACGATAAACTATGTAAAAATACCTCGAACGATTTTTCTAGTCTATCACTCCATTTTGGTAATATATTTCCATTGCCTTTAATAATATATAAGTATCAAATTTTTTTATATGGAGAGGGCTGAACTTCATGAGAGATCGAGAAATTTTTTATGACTGGAAAGAAGTATCCTCATTTTTGGTTGGAGCACTGTTACTAACGGTTCTAATTTATTTTTTCATTCAAATTTAAATTAGATATTCATCTAATAATTACGCTAGAATTCATACCACTATATAAATCAGTATTTCAAAAGAATACGATACAAATTAAAAAGGTGTAGATAATGAATTTATCCATTATCTACACCTTTTTTATGCTTTTATATCATCATACTCATTACTTCTATCAAATGCCGCCACTACGTAGGAACATACAGCTTCCATCTTATAATTGTTTTCTCTTGCATAGCTTGCAGCTTTATCTAATAACTTTTTGGCTACCCCTTGGCCTCTTAAAACATCAGATACAAACGTATGATTCATGACCATAACGTTCTCTTTTTGAACCCACTCAATCTCCGCTAACTTTTCTCCATCTTTTTTGTACTCAAATGCAAAATGCTGTGGACTTAATTCATTCAAAGTAAATTCCATTTTACTTCTCCCCCTTTGCCTAAATATACCATACTAAAAACAGGAGTTTAATTAATTTGCACCAACTATTACTGGAGCTCTGTCCAGCCATCATTTTGTTGTATTTTTCCAGCTTTCATTAATGATCCAAGCGCACGTTTGAAAGCACCTTTACTCATTTTAAACATCTCTAATATTTCTTCTGGTGTGGATTTATCACTAAAAGGCATTTTTCCACCCACACTATTTAGATACTTTAATATCTGTTCGGCATCTGAACTAAGCCTTTCGTGTTTTCTAGGTAGCATTGAACCGTTTAATGATCCATCCTCTTTTACATCGATCACACGAATCGTCACTTCTTGCCCTAGTCTCGGCTCAGATTCCATTTCCGAATTATGCACAAAAATACGATAAGGATTATCTATTCCAAGTAGGAAGGAACCTACTGGTAATAAGCGGTAGGGTCTAGCTTTTATATTTTTATTATGCAAATCACCAACTGCATCTTCGTACAGTTCATTAACTTTTTCTTCCGTAACTAAACGTCCAAATAGATCACCATTACGATCAATTCGTAACGTCATATAAAGCTCATCGCCTACTTCTGGCCACAGATTATTTAAAGGTGGTAAATCCTCCGCTTTAATAAGAACCTCCCGAGTCGAACCTATATCTACATAGGCACCTTCGTTTGCTACTTTTATGACACGTGCCCAACCATACTCGCCTTGAGTTATCTTCGGTAGTGCAGTAGTTGCTTGCAGGTTTCCTCGACGATCAGCAAATAGAAATACCTTTATCCGGTCTCCTCTTTGAAGAGGTTGTAAGACTTCCGAACGATTTAATGGAATTTCTAATTCGCCATTTGTTAACATAAAACGCGAATCCTGTTCTTCTAATACAGTAAGTTCGACAACTTCACCTGATTTTAGTTCTAACATGTGTTATTTCCTTCTCCTCTTAAACAAGTTATTGAGCTTTCATCTCTTCAAGCTTTTTTACTAACTCAGCATCTTCTTCTAATAGTTGTACTAGATCAGCAATTCTATCTATAGAATTCCAGCTCAAATGATGTTCAATACCTTCAACATCCGCATATATAAGTTCTTCATCTACACCAATTAAACGAAGAAATTGTTCGAGTAGTTCATGCCTCTTTACTAGTCGTTTACCTAGTCTTTCCCCTTTTGATGTAAGTGTTAACCCTCTATATTTTTCGTATACTAAATAGCCGTCTTTATCTAATTTTTGGACCATTTTCGTAACTGAGGAAGGTAAAACTGATAATGCTTCTGCTATGTCAGACACCCGCGCATATCCTTTATTTTCTATTAATAAATAAATTTGTTCGATATGGTCCTCCATACTAGGTGTTGGCATAAACGACCCCTCACTTTCAAAATCTTACTTTTAAGTTTACTACAACCTTACGTAAAAAGGTAATATTTCACGACATATCCACTATTGATATTCGTTAATATTCTATTGTTTACTCATATTAAAAATTTTAATAACAACATACAAAGGGTGCTCAGAAATTACTATTTTCTGAACACCCCCGTATATCACTATATATTAATTAAACCATCTTAAGTTAGGAATGATTATGACTTTTTCCAACAGCATAAATTGCCCTTATGATTTCCTTATTTAACAAGCTAATATATATTGGATTATTCAACTTATTATACACTTCTTCTCTTGCATCAACTGTCGACACATAGTTTGATGGCAATTTATTTAGACTGTAAGCTGTTATTTCCATCTCACATTTTTCGCAATGACAAAATGTTTGATATTGTGGACCTAATAATAAAAATTTAACAAGGCCATGCACTATTTCTTCGGTTACATTGACTAAAATTGATTGAGTCATACTTGGCAAATCGCTCCATATAATAATATTTCCAGTGAATTAATCATAAAACGAATAATCAATTATTACAATGGAAATTCGAAATAAATAATGCATCATTAGTAAAGATTTGATTTTTACTGTGATCTCAGTAATAATTCATAGGTTTTGATTAAGTCACCATCAATATTCGTTTGATGGTATCGACCATAAACCCAATCTGCACTTTGATCATCATACCATTTCGATTTAACATGGCCACTTTGACCAGGAGCAACCAATTGGAAAGAGTGCGATAAATCATTCAAATCAACAACGAACCTCCATGAAGCACCATGATTTACATTCCCTTGCCCATCATTACCTGCAGCTTGTACGGTAATTCTGGACCCACCAACCGATTGTTTAGCCGGATTGATATATTGTGCTAGAAAATCCGATGCAGCAGATAAAGGATGATCAAACGCTAGCTTATTATAGCTACCCCATGTCCATTTAGAAACGTTTGTTCCATATTTTGATTTTATATCTGCTATTGTTGTTTCAAATGAATCGAATATAACTTGATCAATTCCACCAGCTTCTGTAACCCACACACCTGGATTTCCTGCATACGCATCTCGTAATAGTTGATCTGTCACTTGATATTTTGCTGGCATCAATTCATAAATATCTTCAGGCAGTTTACCATCGTATAATGTTTTCTGTACACTATCCATCAGTAGATTAAATACTAATGGAGCAGCCTCATCTTTATTATCATACATTTCCCATTCTTCAAGAAGGGTAATAACCTCTTCATACTTACCTTCTGTATCCATTTTCTTTAATGTCTCAAGTATATGAGGTAGGAACTCTTCTGCATAAAGGTTTTTCTTATCTGACTGAATTGCTTTCATGTCATTTGAAGTTAACTTCGTTTCTGACCCATCCACAGATTCAATCAATTCAACGATTCTTTCATAACGATAAGGTGGTGCCCAATAGTTCGCAATATGGTATGGATATTCTTCTCCAATTACTTCGTTATTAGCAGTAACAATATAACCTTCCTCTGGGTTAATCACAGAAGGTAATTCATCAAATGGAATATATCCTTCCCATCCATATTCAGATGAATCGCCTGGTACAGGTAATTCCCCTTCACCGGACTTACGAATTGGGATATTCCCTACTGCTTTGTATGCGATAGTTCCGTCTGTTGATGCAAATACGAAGTTCTGTGCTGGTGCTTTAAAGTCCCTCAAGGCTGTTTCAAACTCTTCCCAGTTTGTAGCTTTATTAAAACCTAAAATTGCACGAAATTCATGGGTTGGCTCTAACGCTGTCCATTGCATAGAGAAAACAGCATCTGGTGTTTCTTCTCCAAACATATAATCCGATATCACCGGGCCATGTCTTGTTACAACAACTTCAAAATCAATCGTTTCTCCATTTTTAACTTTAATCGGTTCATTTCGAACTTCAGCATCTTCCCATTTTCCGTCATACTTAAATTGTGTTGGATTTTCAGGGTTTGGGATTTCAATATACAAATCTTGAACATCTGGGCCGACATTCGTCACTCCCCAGGCAATGGATTCGTTATGACCTAAAATAATACCCGGAACACCCGCAAAAATTACTCCACTTACATTTTGTTCAGGTGACTGTAAATGCATCTCATACCAGATAGAAGGAGTACCTAAACTAAGATGTGGGTCATTTGCTAGTAAAGGCTTCCCTGTTTCAGTTTTTTCACCAGATATTACCCAGTTGTTACTACCATTAAATTCATTGGGTAATAACTCTGTACTAAATTCTCCAGCTACTTTTACAGAGTTATTTAAATTTGCCTCAATAATCGATGGAGCACCTTCAGGGTATTTTACTAACAATTCCTTCGCTTCATCCTCTGTTAAGTTTTGCATCGCCCAATGATTAAATGCCTGTGATCTCCATGTTCCCCCTAAATCATAGGCCATATATTTGCCAATGGTTAGCGAATCTATTGGTGTCCATTCTTCTGGTTTATATCCAAGTAGTGCAAACTCATAAGTCAGTTTTCCTTCTTTGATATAAGCATTTACACCTTCTGCAAACCACTCTAGTACTTGTTTCGTTTCATCATCATATGTTTCCCATGACTTTTCCGCTGCATTTCTTAAGCTAAATGTACGGAATAATTTATCAGACTCAATCGCTGTTTCTCCAACGACTTCTGCAAGTCTCCCACTAGCCTGTCTCCTTGCTAAATCCATTTGAAATAGTCTATCTTGGGCTTGTACATATCCTTGTGCTCGATATAAATCTGCCTCTGTTTTCGCAGAAATATGTGGAACACCATGACCATCACGTGTTACAGTTACATCCTCATCCAATATTTCTACAACAACTTCGCCTTCAATTTTAGGTAATGAGCTTGCAACATAAAAGTGTATCCCAACTACAACTAGACCACCTAGTATAATCAATATACCAATTGCCCAAATTATCCAATCTATAATTCTTTTCGGTTTTTTCTTCTTTATAGCTTCCGTTGACATTCCTTTGACCACCTCTCATAGGCAATAACATTTTAAATATCGATTTTTACGATTAATATTAAACGTATTTTTTCATTTAATTACTAATTTATTTTCTATTATTTAAATCTAATTTTAAAAGAATTGGACAATGATCGCTACCGTAAATATTCGAATGTATATCCACTTCCTCTATTTGGTCTTTTAATTGCTCAGAGACAATAAAATAATCAATTCTCCATCCGATATTTCGCTCTCTTACTTTATTCATATAGGACCACCACGTATATGAGTCTGTTTTAGTTGGATTTAAATATCGAAATGAATCAATAAATCCCGATGATAATAATCGGCTCATTTTTTCTCTTTCTTCAAATGTAAAACCAGAATTCCCGATGTTGGATTTAGCATTTTTTAAGTCTATTTCTTCATGTGCAACATTTAAATCTCCACAATAAACTACTGGTTTCTGTTGATTTAAGCTGATTAAATAATGCGCTAATTTTTCTTCCCAGTTTAATCGATATGGAAGTCTCGCTAAATCTCTTTGAGAGTTCGGTGTATACACGTTCACTAAATAAAAATCATTATATTCTAATGTAATTATGCGACCTTCCTGCTCCTCTTCTTCATCCCCCACGCCATATTTTACATGATTTGGTTGGTGTTTTGTAAAAATAGCTGTTCCTGAGTACCCTTTTTTTTGAGCATAATTCCAAAACTGATGATATCCTTCTAGTTCAAGCTTTACTTGTCCATCCTGGCACTTTGTTTCTTGTATACAGAAAAAATCTGCATCAACTTCATTAAAGTAATCTAGAAAACCTTTCGTTAAACAAGCTCTAATACCATTTACATTCCACGAAATAAACTTCATTTTAAACTCCTTATGTAATCATTTTTCCTATATGTATTTAAAGCGCCCTCGCTTACACGAAAGGCGCTTTTTTACATACTAGTCTTCACCAACAATTTTAACTTCTAGCTCTAATTCGACACCAAATTTTTCTTTTACTTCCTTTTGAACCATTTTAATTGTATCTATATAATCTGTCGCTGTTGCATTCCCTTTATTAATAATGAACCCCGCATGCTTTAAAGAGACTTCGGCATCACCGACTCCCTTGCCTTGTAATCCACTATCTTGTATAAGCTTTCCAGCAAAATAGCCAGGTGGACGTTTAAATACACTACCAGCAGATGGATATTCTAAAGGTTGTTTTGATTCTCG
Above is a genomic segment from Lysinibacillus sp. PLM2 containing:
- a CDS encoding LytR family transcriptional regulator gives rise to the protein MDPKQIEEIMNIIKDFFPEDTSIAISDTNEYLYYQPSKKVDLKIKPGDPIKEGSAAHKALTYGQKISSYIEPDVFGVPYYGMSIPLVEEGETKGAIIAISPQKPSPFLTNYITIKIDDCWYPIKHNQVIYLETQLRKTFVKTMNREGYHRLNLSDLELFLAPDSFIRCHRSYIVNIDFIEEIQPDSHSTFLLVMKDGTRIPVSQRYASYFRRSLGF
- a CDS encoding acetyl-CoA hydrolase, with product MDPRVEKRLGLKQLVDKVVSAEEAAALISNGAVVGMSGFTRAGDAKVVPMALVERAKNEEFKIDVYTGASLGPEVDKYLAEAGAIRKRGPFIADPMIRNQINSGDVLYVDAHLSHNAELVRQGIIGPIEYLIIEAAAITEDGLIIPTTSVGNSPIFAQYAENIIVELNIAHPESLIGIHDIYIPEAQGERSPIPLTDATGRIGEIGIKVDPAKIKAIVVSEEPDAPSLIVPPDEETQTMANILLDFFRSEIKAGRLTNKLMPLQSGVGSVANAVLDGFADSEFEDLIVASEVLQDAVFNLIDAGKVSYASATSITISEELQKKVYGNLEKYADKLVLRPQEISNHPEVIRRLGLISINTALELDIYGNVNSTHVSGTKMMNGIGGSGDFARNARLGIFVTKSYAKGGAISSIVPMVSHVDHTEHDVDVIVTEQGIADLRGLAPKERAALIIENCAHPDYKEQLRDYYNRAVEATGNAQTPHILEEALSWHVNLAKNKTMKKETANA
- a CDS encoding N-acetyltransferase, whose protein sequence is MEFTLNELSPQHFAFEYKKDGEKLAEIEWVQKENVMVMNHTFVSDVLRGQGVAKKLLDKAASYARENNYKMEAVCSYVVAAFDRSNEYDDIKA
- the yitL gene encoding hypothetical protein, which gives rise to MLELKSGEVVELTVLEEQDSRFMLTNGELEIPLNRSEVLQPLQRGDRIKVFLFADRRGNLQATTALPKITQGEYGWARVIKVANEGAYVDIGSTREVLIKAEDLPPLNNLWPEVGDELYMTLRIDRNGDLFGRLVTEEKVNELYEDAVGDLHNKNIKARPYRLLPVGSFLLGIDNPYRIFVHNSEMESEPRLGQEVTIRVIDVKEDGSLNGSMLPRKHERLSSDAEQILKYLNSVGGKMPFSDKSTPEEILEMFKMSKGAFKRALGSLMKAGKIQQNDGWTELQ
- the mntR gene encoding transcriptional regulator MntR, whose product is MPTPSMEDHIEQIYLLIENKGYARVSDIAEALSVLPSSVTKMVQKLDKDGYLVYEKYRGLTLTSKGERLGKRLVKRHELLEQFLRLIGVDEELIYADVEGIEHHLSWNSIDRIADLVQLLEEDAELVKKLEEMKAQ
- a CDS encoding beta-lactam antibiotic acylase produces the protein MSTEAIKKKKPKRIIDWIIWAIGILIILGGLVVVGIHFYVASSLPKIEGEVVVEILDEDVTVTRDGHGVPHISAKTEADLYRAQGYVQAQDRLFQMDLARRQASGRLAEVVGETAIESDKLFRTFSLRNAAEKSWETYDDETKQVLEWFAEGVNAYIKEGKLTYEFALLGYKPEEWTPIDSLTIGKYMAYDLGGTWRSQAFNHWAMQNLTEDEAKELLVKYPEGAPSIIEANLNNSVKVAGEFSTELLPNEFNGSNNWVISGEKTETGKPLLANDPHLSLGTPSIWYEMHLQSPEQNVSGVIFAGVPGIILGHNESIAWGVTNVGPDVQDLYIEIPNPENPTQFKYDGKWEDAEVRNEPIKVKNGETIDFEVVVTRHGPVISDYMFGEETPDAVFSMQWTALEPTHEFRAILGFNKATNWEEFETALRDFKAPAQNFVFASTDGTIAYKAVGNIPIRKSGEGELPVPGDSSEYGWEGYIPFDELPSVINPEEGYIVTANNEVIGEEYPYHIANYWAPPYRYERIVELIESVDGSETKLTSNDMKAIQSDKKNLYAEEFLPHILETLKKMDTEGKYEEVITLLEEWEMYDNKDEAAPLVFNLLMDSVQKTLYDGKLPEDIYELMPAKYQVTDQLLRDAYAGNPGVWVTEAGGIDQVIFDSFETTIADIKSKYGTNVSKWTWGSYNKLAFDHPLSAASDFLAQYINPAKQSVGGSRITVQAAGNDGQGNVNHGASWRFVVDLNDLSHSFQLVAPGQSGHVKSKWYDDQSADWVYGRYHQTNIDGDLIKTYELLLRSQ
- the exoA gene encoding exodeoxyribonuclease III yields the protein MKFISWNVNGIRACLTKGFLDYFNEVDADFFCIQETKCQDGQVKLELEGYHQFWNYAQKKGYSGTAIFTKHQPNHVKYGVGDEEEEQEGRIITLEYNDFYLVNVYTPNSQRDLARLPYRLNWEEKLAHYLISLNQQKPVVYCGDLNVAHEEIDLKNAKSNIGNSGFTFEEREKMSRLLSSGFIDSFRYLNPTKTDSYTWWSYMNKVRERNIGWRIDYFIVSEQLKDQIEEVDIHSNIYGSDHCPILLKLDLNNRK